The DNA window AGTAGAGGAGGTGTGTCGTGTCAGGTCTTGTAGGCAAGCCCCGGAACATCTTTCTCGTCTGGCTGGTCTGGCCGTTGATCACGCTGGGCATCTACCACCTCGTCTGGTACTACAAGGTGAATCGCGAGGCCCGGGACTTCGACCGGCGGATCGAGGTCAATCCGGTGTACGCCGTTCTGGCTGTCACCGTGGGGTTCCTGGTGATCGTTCCGCCGTTCGTGTCGGTGTTCAACACCGGTCAGCGCATCGCGCGAATGCAGCAGTCGGCCGGGTTGCGGCGCACCTGCAACCCCTGGATCGGGCTCATCCTCATGATCGTCGCTGGTCTCCACTCGCTCTACTACCAACACGAGCTGAACCAGATCTGGGACCGCTATCAGAACGTGGCGGAGGGCGAGCGGGTCCCCCTTGCGGCGTGAGCCGTTCATCGTGGCGACCGGGCGGCAGGTCAGGGAGCACACTGGGCGTATGGCCCTACCTGAAACGCATCAGTGCTCGACCTGCTCGGACGGCGCCGCGCAGGACACCGTTCTCCATCAGGACCTCGTCGTCGGAGCACCGCTGTCCATGGAGGACCTCACCGACGCGCAGCGCCTCGACCGGTTCGCCCGCAAATACGCCCACGACGGTTGTGAGGTCAGAGAGGTCCGCCGGGTTCCGCACGACAATCTGAGTGGTTACGCCTGGGCCGTCAGCTTCACCGAGACCGCCTGACGCGCCCACCACGACGACGGCCCCCAGCCGACAGGACGGGGGCCTTCGCCGTGCACGCTGGGCGGAGTCCCCCATATCCCTTACGTCCGTATCGGTGGGGCACTCAGCATCGGTGGGGCACTCAGCCCGGCCACAGGGTGAGCAGCGCGACCATCAGCAGGACCAGCAGCGCCCAGCCGAGCACTCCGGTTTTCCGGCGCTGCGGGTTGCGTCCCTGGGGCCATTCGCCGGCCTCGTGCGGAGTGTCTCCCATGGCCGAGCAGCATACGACCTCTCGTCCGCGCGGTGTCGGGAGCCGTCGAACGGCCGCCTCGACGTCCGGTGCGGAGTGCGGTCACCCCGCCCGGAATTCTGCCCGTACGGCTTGATCGATCGGAGGTGCGTCGCGAGGGGTGGGCTATGTTGAGCACCAGTGGGACGAGAGGGAGGCACACCGGTGCCATCACGGCAGCAGGCACGTGCACAGGCGTCTGCGATCACGCCTGGTAAGCGGTCTCCGGGTACGGAGGCCACTCCCACGGACAGAGTCCGGGCGCTCTTCGGCGGACACCGGCTTTCCCCCGCACAGCGGCGTATCGCCCAGTACATCGTCGACCACCTCACCGAAGCCGCGTTCTTGTCGATCACGGATCTGGCGGAGCGCGTGGGGGTGAGCCAGCCGTCGGTGACGCGATTCGCGTCCTCCCTGGGGTTCAGCGGGTTTCCCGCTCTCCGGGAGGCTCTTCAGCCCATCGCGCTCAGCTCCGTCGCCGGCGCACCGGACACGCGCGAGGAGATCCGCCGCAACGAGCTCCAGGCGGCCGTCGATGCGGAGATCGAGAATCTGGAGAGTCTGCGGCGCACCCTCGCCGACCCCGGCCGGGTGCTCGACATCGGCCGGGAGCTGGCCCGTTCCATGCCTCTGACGGTGCTGGGGCTTCGGATCTCGGTGTCGCTGGCGGAGTACTTCGCATACGCGGCGCGCCGGATTCATCCCGACGTACGGCTGGTGACCCGCGGTGGCAGCGTCGCCTACGACGCGCTGCTCCAGTCGCGCGAGGCGGGCGGGACCTGGGTGGTGGCGTTCGCGATGCCCCGGCACGCCAACGAGACGCTGGCCGCGATGCAGGCCGCCCGCAGCACGGGGCTGCGCGTCGCGCTGATCACCGACCTGACCCTCGGGTCGCTCGTGGAGGAGGCCGATGTGGCCCTCACGGCCGGCACCGGCTCCCGCCTCGTCTTCGACTCCTACTCGGCGCCGGGAGTCCTGTCGGCGGCCGTCCTCCAGGCCATGGCGGACGCCGACCCCGTGCGTACGCAGTCGCGTCTCGAAGGGTACGAGCAGGTCGCCGAGCAGCACGATTTCTTCCTCGAGGACTGACCGGCCCCGGTCCGAGGGCTGACCGGCGCGGTCCCGGTCGTCACGCAACGGGCCTTTCATGACACGGAGGGTATGAATTTTTTCATACCCTTGCGTACTCGGCGGTATATATGTTTACTGCGTGAGGCCGGTCGGCGCCTTCGCGCTTCACATACTTCACAGAATTGGGCACCCCGGGCGACGCGTTCCTCCTCACGCCGCCCGGGGATGGTCCATCAGGGTGCTCCGCTTTCCTCGGCGGACGCCCCCCTTGGCGGTCCCGGTCTACCCCTGGGCCGGGACCGCCACATATTCCGCGGCACCCCGCGATCAGAGCCCGTCCCCCATTTTTCGCCGGAGCGACGACGATGTCCCAGACCCTCTCCCCGATCAGCCCGGACTGGCCCTGTCAGGTCAAGGTTCCGGGCAGTCGCGACTGGGAGCGCACGGCGACCCGATGGCTGCGCGACCTGCTGCCGGCCCGGTACGCCGGGTACTCGACGCTCACCCGCCATCCCGTACTCCTCGCCCGCCACGCTCAGCTCCAGGTCGAGCACGAGATCCGGGCCGTGCGCGTCGCGCTGCGGACCTGCCGGGCGGAACTGCCCACCGTCGGCGTCGCCGAGGCGGTCATCGAGGGAACCATCAAGATGTACGCCGTCGAGCTGGAGCAGCTCAACCGCCTCGCCCGCGCCGTCCGGCTCATCACCGAAGCGCTCCTCGCCGGCACCGGTGCCGGGCGCGGCTGGCCCGGTCGCTGAAAAGCTCTGAAAGGCCGCTGAAAGTCCCCACGGCCGTGCCGGCGGCGGGGGTGCGGGGATACCGTCGTGTTATGTGCCGCAGCATCAAGACGCTTCGCCCGCCCGTCCTCCCCGAAGAGGCCACCGACGAGGACATGCACGCCGCTGCCTTGCAGTACGTGCGCAAGGTCTCCGGATTCCGGGTGCCCGCCGCTCACAACCGCGAGGTCTTCGACCGGGCCGTCGCCGAAGTGACCGAGGCGACCCGCAAGCTCCTCGACGGCCTCGAAGTGCGCGGAGCGGTCAAGCAGAAGTCGTAGTAACGGGGCCTGGCCGCTCTCAGGTCGTGGCGGGAGCCGGCGCCGGTGCCGGGGCCGGCCGGCGTACGAACATGGCTGCCAGCGAGCCCGCCACGAACAGTGCCAGCAGCGAAACCGCCGCGCCCAGCCAGGAGGCGCCCAGCAGCTGGCCGCCGAAGTAGCCGAGGCCCACGCTGTAACCGGCCCACGCCACGCCCGCCAGGACGGACCACGGCAGGAACTCCTTCACCTTGCGGTGCGCCGCGCCCGCGCCGAGGGAGACCACGGAGCGGCCCGCAGGGGCGAAGCGGGCGATGACGACGAGGATGCCGCCGCCGCGGCTGAGCGCTGCGCCGAGACGTTCCTGCGCGGTGGTCAGGCGGCGGGAGCGGGCGATGGCCCGGTCGAGCCGTGCGCCGCCGCGCCAGGCCAGCCGGTACGCCGCGAGGTCGCCCAGTACGGACGCGGTCGCCGCGCACGCCAGCAGCGCGAGGATGTCCGGCACCTGGTGCGCGACCTGGCCGGCGGCCACGACGGTGGTGGAGCCGGCCGCGGCGGCGGTGGCCGCCGTGATCACCAGCACTCCGCTGGGCAGGACGGGCAGAAAAACATCCATGACCACGCAGAACGCGATCACGGCGTAAATCCATGGGCTGCCGGTCAGCGCCCCCACACTTTCGAACAACGTGACTCCCCGGTTCGTAACAACGCCGCGACGTCGCAGGGGAGCGGCAGGGGCGGCTGTACAGCCATACAGCGTACGCCTGCCATATCGGCGGAGATCGTCAGGGGCCCGGCGATGTTGGACATGTCACGTTCAATGGGGGGACGGGAATACGGCGGGGCACAGGGGCCGCCAAGGTCGGGTAACAGCGCCCGGACAGGTCGCTCGGGTCGCTCAGGTCGCTCGGGTCGCTCGGGCCGCTCGGGCCGGTCAGGTCGGTGTGCGGTCCGCCGTCTGCGGGGAAGCGGCCAGGACCGCCGCCGCGCGTCGTCGCGTCGCCGCCGCCCGCAGTGCCGCCCGCGCCACCGCGTCCGCGTCCGTCAGTGTCACCGAGTCCACCCCCGGCCTGGCGCCCGCCGCCGTCACCCAGTGCACGCCCTCCGTGGGCACCCCGAACGCGAACCG is part of the Streptomyces agglomeratus genome and encodes:
- a CDS encoding DUF4234 domain-containing protein — its product is MSGLVGKPRNIFLVWLVWPLITLGIYHLVWYYKVNREARDFDRRIEVNPVYAVLAVTVGFLVIVPPFVSVFNTGQRIARMQQSAGLRRTCNPWIGLILMIVAGLHSLYYQHELNQIWDRYQNVAEGERVPLAA
- a CDS encoding MurR/RpiR family transcriptional regulator; the encoded protein is MPSRQQARAQASAITPGKRSPGTEATPTDRVRALFGGHRLSPAQRRIAQYIVDHLTEAAFLSITDLAERVGVSQPSVTRFASSLGFSGFPALREALQPIALSSVAGAPDTREEIRRNELQAAVDAEIENLESLRRTLADPGRVLDIGRELARSMPLTVLGLRISVSLAEYFAYAARRIHPDVRLVTRGGSVAYDALLQSREAGGTWVVAFAMPRHANETLAAMQAARSTGLRVALITDLTLGSLVEEADVALTAGTGSRLVFDSYSAPGVLSAAVLQAMADADPVRTQSRLEGYEQVAEQHDFFLED
- a CDS encoding DUF2277 domain-containing protein, giving the protein MCRSIKTLRPPVLPEEATDEDMHAAALQYVRKVSGFRVPAAHNREVFDRAVAEVTEATRKLLDGLEVRGAVKQKS
- a CDS encoding DedA family protein, translating into MFESVGALTGSPWIYAVIAFCVVMDVFLPVLPSGVLVITAATAAAAGSTTVVAAGQVAHQVPDILALLACAATASVLGDLAAYRLAWRGGARLDRAIARSRRLTTAQERLGAALSRGGGILVVIARFAPAGRSVVSLGAGAAHRKVKEFLPWSVLAGVAWAGYSVGLGYFGGQLLGASWLGAAVSLLALFVAGSLAAMFVRRPAPAPAPAPATT